The Candidatus Endomicrobium procryptotermitis genome has a window encoding:
- the rfbB gene encoding dTDP-glucose 4,6-dehydratase, which translates to MELLVTGGAGFIGSNFIRYILNKYPKYKIINYDKLTYAGNLDNLRDVEKDRRYKFVKGDICDFNLVNKYIKNASAVINFAAETHVDRSILSADEFIKTAVNGTFSLLESSRANKIKKFIHISTDEVYGSILKGSFTEESPLCPNSPYSAAKASSDMLVRSYFVTYGLPAIITRCSNNYGPYQYPEKVIPLFVTNAIDNKELPLYGDGKNVRDWLYVLDHCRAIDIILHKGKDGEVYNIGGGAEMRNIDLTKKVLKIMRKPLSLIKKVSDRAGHDRRYSIDCSKLEKLGYKPAYTFEKALAETINWYMENTWLWRKLKDKDYKKYYLKQYKLRYIRPEQI; encoded by the coding sequence ATGGAACTATTAGTAACTGGAGGAGCGGGATTTATAGGGTCTAATTTTATAAGGTATATTTTAAATAAGTATCCAAAATATAAAATCATTAATTATGATAAGCTTACCTATGCCGGCAATTTGGATAATTTGAGAGATGTTGAAAAAGACCGTCGTTATAAATTTGTTAAAGGCGATATATGCGATTTCAATCTTGTAAACAAATATATTAAAAATGCCTCTGCTGTTATTAATTTTGCAGCGGAAACGCATGTTGACCGCTCGATTTTAAGCGCCGATGAGTTCATAAAAACTGCGGTTAATGGAACGTTCTCTCTTTTGGAATCCTCAAGAGCAAATAAAATAAAGAAGTTTATTCATATTTCTACCGATGAGGTGTATGGAAGCATTTTGAAAGGCTCTTTTACGGAAGAATCTCCACTGTGTCCCAACAGTCCGTACTCTGCTGCAAAAGCGTCTTCAGATATGTTGGTGCGTTCTTATTTTGTCACTTATGGACTGCCGGCAATTATTACAAGGTGTTCAAATAATTACGGGCCTTATCAGTACCCTGAAAAAGTTATTCCTCTATTTGTCACAAACGCCATCGATAATAAAGAGCTTCCTTTATACGGAGACGGTAAAAATGTAAGAGACTGGCTTTACGTTTTAGATCATTGCAGGGCAATAGACATAATTCTTCACAAAGGCAAAGATGGTGAGGTTTACAATATAGGCGGTGGCGCTGAGATGAGAAATATAGATCTTACAAAAAAAGTTCTTAAAATCATGCGCAAACCTTTATCCCTGATAAAAAAAGTTTCCGACAGAGCTGGGCATGACAGAAGGTATTCCATAGACTGTTCCAAGCTTGAAAAGCTAGGATACAAACCTGCATATACATTTGAAAAAGCTCTGGCAGAAACAATAAACTGGTACATGGAAAACACATGGCTTTGGCGTAAACTCAAAGATAAAGATTATAAAAAATATTATTTGAAACAATATAAATTAAGATATATCAGACCGGAACAAATCTGA
- a CDS encoding pilus assembly protein, which translates to MIDYKFFKKNKGQALVEAALTAPLIVFFLFTIVWFGQIMLTWQQLVSAARYGTDLIAYTPYSKEEIKKDIVNYLCHGNNIGRILSRDPDDLDVKVEINDLERPIDFTLSIDNIGAFNPINILEMVMDSNPIVPAMSYVEIKYRHKIPFILRFYREEIYIKTRLEVLADSGAPKSNRRRR; encoded by the coding sequence ATGATTGATTATAAATTTTTTAAAAAGAATAAAGGGCAAGCTCTGGTAGAAGCTGCTTTAACAGCTCCGTTGATAGTTTTTTTTCTTTTCACGATTGTATGGTTTGGGCAGATAATGTTGACATGGCAACAACTTGTCAGCGCGGCTAGGTACGGCACAGACTTAATTGCCTATACTCCTTATAGTAAAGAAGAAATCAAAAAGGATATAGTCAATTATCTTTGTCACGGAAATAATATAGGCAGAATACTGTCGAGAGATCCAGATGATTTGGATGTAAAAGTCGAAATAAATGATTTAGAACGCCCGATAGATTTCACATTATCTATCGATAATATAGGTGCATTTAATCCTATAAATATTTTAGAGATGGTAATGGATTCTAATCCTATAGTTCCCGCAATGTCTTATGTAGAAATTAAATACAGGCATAAAATTCCATTTATTCTGAGATTTTATAGAGAAGAAATATATATAAAAACGCGTCTTGAAGTTTTGGCCGATTCAGGCGCCCCGAAAAGCAACAGGAGAAGAAGATAA
- a CDS encoding class III signal peptide-containing protein produces MFRFLRSRRGQGMVEYILIVAVVVGIVFVAYKAMGGNVKTQFTNASNKIATAHVPD; encoded by the coding sequence ATGTTCAGATTTCTCAGAAGCAGAAGAGGGCAGGGTATGGTCGAATACATACTTATAGTGGCCGTGGTTGTCGGAATTGTTTTTGTAGCTTATAAAGCTATGGGTGGAAATGTAAAAACACAGTTTACAAACGCTTCAAATAAAATTGCTACTGC